GCTCTATCTGGTGCGGCAGGCGGCGAGCGTGCGGCTCGACGGTTGGATCGTGGCGATGGGTGTGGGTCTCGGCGTCGCGAGCGCGATGCTCGCGGCGATCGCGCCGGCACTCGAGGCCGCGACCACGCCGCCGGCAACGGCTGCGCGCGAAGGTGCATTCGTGGTGACGCGAGCGCCCTCGCTGCGCAACGCGACGCTGGCGGCGGTCGCGCTGCTCGCACTTGCCGCATTGTCGGCCGGCTGGACGGTCGTCGAGCGACGACCCCTGGGTGGATTTGCGAGCGCGTTCCTGGCGCTCGCCGGCTTTGCGTGCCTGTCGCCCGTCGCGCTCGAACTCGGCATGCGCTCGCTTGCCGGGGCGACGCGTCGGGTGTTCGGAGTGCCGGGGCTGCTGGGCGCCCGCTACCTGCTCGAAACCCGGGTACGCAGCAGCGTGGTGGTGGCCGCGATCCTGGTCGCCGTGGGCATGACGGTCGCGATGAGCGTCATGATCGGGAGCTTTCGGCGCACCGTTGACCAGTGGGTCACCCAGTCGCTGCGCGGCGATCTCTACGTCGAGCCGGTCGGCCATCGCGAGTCCGCCAGCGCCACCGCATTGCCGCTCGACTTGCTGACGAAGCTGCGCGCGCTGCCGGGCGTCGTGGCGATGGACACCTATCGCGGCACGCCGATCGAGGTCGGTGGACGGCTCGCGCAGGCGGCCGGGATCGACTTCGAGGTGCAGCGCGATCACGGCAGCCTCGAGTTCGTGGACGCGGACACGCGGGCGGTGTTCGATCGCGCACTGGCGACCTCGGCGTGCGTGGTGACCGAGAGCTTTGCGCATCGTCATCGGGTCGCGGCCGGAGACTCCGTCACGCTCGACGTTCCGGCGGGGCGCGTGCGACTGGCGATCGCGGGAGTGTTCTACGACTACAGCGTCGACGCGGGCGCGGTGCTGATGGATCGGCGCCTGTTCGCGCGCCTGTGGGGCGTCGATCGGACCGAGAGCCTGGCGCTCTACCTGGCACCGGGCACTGATCCCGAACCGGTGCGGCAGGCGATCTTCGCGGCAGCCGGGCCGTCCACGTTCCTGAGCGCCACGCCGAATCAGGCCCTCAGGGCCCGGGTGCTCGAGGTCTTCGACCAGACGTTTCGCATCACCTGGGCGCTGCAGGCGATCGCGGTGATCGTCTCGGTGCTCGGCGTGGTGGGCTCGCTGACCGCGCTGATCCTGCAACGCGCGCGCGAGATCGGCATTCTGCGTGCCGTCGGTGCGGCGCGCTCGCAGGTGCGAACCATGGTGCTGGTCGAGAGCGGGCTGCTGGGTGCGGTCGGCGCGCTGCTCGGCTGTGCGGCGGGAGTGGTGCTCGCGCTGATCCTGGTGCACGTGATCAACAAGCAGTTCTTCGGCTGGACGGTGCGCTGGTCGCTCGATCCGTGGATCTTCGTGCAGGCCGTGACCCTGATGATCGTGACCTCGACGCTCGCGGGGTTCCTGCCGGCGCGACTGGCCGCCGGACGTCTGGCGCGCGAAGCGCTGAGGATGGAGTGATGCGGCACAAGTCGTTCGTGCTGATGATCGCGGTGTCGGGGAGTCTCGCGTGCGGTGTGCGGGATTCTCCGCCGGGGCGCGCACCGGCCGAGACGCGCGCACACGCCGTGAACTCGCCAGGCACCGCCGCCACGCTGCGCTACGCCGGTGAATATCGCTTCGCCACACCCGGGCGCCGTTACGAGTTTCCGCGCGATCACGCTTCGCACCCCGAGTTCCAGAGTGAGTGGTGGTACTACACCGGCCAGCTCGCGAGTGGCCGCCGCGCATTCGGCTATCAGCTCACGATCTTTCGCGTGGGCCTCGATCGCACGCGTGCGGCCAGCGTCTCGGCCTGGGCCCCGCATACCGTCTACTTCGCGCACCTGGCGGTCACCGACGTCGAGGGCCGTCGCTACGTGAGCGCTCAGCGCGTGAGCCGCCCGGCCCTTGGGCTCGCAGGAGCCGACACCGCACGCTATCGGGCATGGGTCGGTGACTGGACTTCGGAGCTTTCGGCCGACGGAATCGCGCATCGGGTGCGCGCGGCGACCGACTCGTTCGGACTCGATCTCCGGCTCGATCCCTTGAAGCCGCCGGTGATTCACGGTCGCGACGGAGTGAGCCGCAAGGCGGCGGGCGAGGGCCATGCGTCGCACTATGTTTCCATCACGCGGCTGGCCACGCGCGGCCGGCTGTTCGTCGCCGGCGACACGCTGCCGGTGGTCGGCGAGTCGTGGATGGACCACGAGTTCGGCACCAGCCAGCTCGGACCCGATCAGATCGGCTGGGACTGGTTCAGCCTGCAGCTCGACGATGGCCGCGAGCTGATGCTTTACGTGCTGCGCCGCCGCGACGGCTCGATCGAGCCGCTCTCGAGCGGCACACTGGTCGAGCGCGACGGCCGAGTGCGTCACCTCGAGCGCGGCGAGTTTTCAATCGAGACGCTCGCACACTGGGCCAGTCGCCAAAGCGGGGGGCGCTATCCGGCCCGCTGGCGCATCCGGATTCCGGCCCTTGAGCTCGAGCTCGCGGTCGAGCCGCGCCTCGCCGATCAGGAGCTGCGTACACCTGCTCCCATCGCACTCGCGTACTGGGAGGGTGCGGTGCAGCTGCGAGGAACCGCGCAGGGGCGTCGCGTCGGGGGCTTCGGATATGTGGAACTGACCGGCTACGCCGGGCCGCTCCCGGGCTTCTAGCCCGCTAGGGCGCGACGCGTTCGGCCACGATCTCGAGCACCAGCGGCGTGAGCGTGAAAGTCGCCGGATTCGCCGCAGCGCGCCGGTACTCCTCGTGCAAGGCCTCGACGAATGCCGTGTCCACACGTCCCAGTTCGCGCAGGCGCTCCGCACCGGTAAAGATGAACGCCTCAGGCCACGGCCACACCGAGTCGCCCGGCCGGGTACAGAACACCAGCGGAGTGGTGTGGAGCAGCCGGAAGCCGCGGGCGAGCAGCAGCGCGGGCAATTGTTGCGCGATGTCGGGCTCGCCGCCCTGCTCTCGCCAGCTCGCGATCACCTCGCCCACGAAGCGCTCGTGCACCGGGCAGGCGGGCGAGGTGCGCCAGCTGCGGTAGTCCACGTACTCGTGAAAGATCGCGCGGCCGCCGGGCGCGAGCGCTCGCGAGAGATTGTCGATCAGGTGATCGGGGCGCGTCACGAACGCCGCGACCCAGCGACAGAACGAGGCGTCGAAGCCGAGCGGCTCGAAGGTCACCTGATCGAGATCAACTTCGCGCAGCTCGACATTCGAGAGCCCTTCACGCTCGCACGCCGCGCGCGCGTGTGCGAGGAACCGCGCGGAACGCTCGAATCCGATCACGCGACCGCTCGGTCCCACGCGGCGCGCAAGCTCCATCGTCACGAAGCCGGGGCCGGCGCCGACGTCGATCACGCGTGCGCCGGGCCCGATGCCCGCGCGGTCGAAGCCGGCCAGGACGCAGTCGCGCCATACCCGATTCTGAAGTGCGAGGCGGGCGATCTCGGCGTCGTGCGTGCCGAGCACGTAGTCCTGGTCCGGCGGCTGACTCATGCGGGTAACCCTACCGGAATCCGCATCCAGTTGTCGCTACAGGGTCGCTACATGGTCGCTACATGGTCGCCGCATGGTCGCCGCATGGTCGCCGTGCGGGTCCCGGCTTGCCGCCCGCCCGCACCGCCGTTAACCTGCGGTCATGCATTCCTTCCGGCGTTCGTTGCGCAGCGGACTCTGCGTCGCACTGCTCGCCTGGACCGTGATCGGCTGCGCATCGAGCCACTCGGCCGACCCCGCGCCGCCTGCGACGCCCGCGAACACGGAGTCGGTGCCGCCGGCCACCGCGGAGACCGCACTTCCACCTCGCGCCGGTGCTTCCGAGACCGGCGCAGACGGCTACCTGCGCGTGGTCGCCGGTGCGGGCGACTCGGTCGGGGCACTGATCAGCTCGCGAGACAATCGCTACCTTTTCCGTTTCAAGCAGACGCTGCCCGCGAGCAGCCAGTTCAACTTCCAGGACCGCGAACTGTCGTTCTTCTTCCGCCCGACGCTGGAGGCGGTGCACTTCCAGGTCGAGAATCGGCTCAATCGTCCGGTCGTGATCGACTGGGAGCGCAGTGCGTTCCTGCGCGCGACCGGCGGACCCGACAAGATCGCGCACGCCACCACGCGCTGGGACGACCGATTCCGGTCGCAGACCACGACCCAGATCGGTGGATTGCAGCGCTACAGCGACTACGTGTTCCCGATCTCGTCGCTGGTCGATCCGGGTGGACGCGACATTCAGCTGCATCGCGTACTGTTCCCGGAAGACGAACAGGCGGTGCAATTCGTGGATCGCGAGTTCGGCTTCGACCTGGCGGTCGAAATCGACGGGCGCCCGGTCACCTACGCCTTCCGATTCCGGGTCGCGAGCGTCATTCCGCAGTGACCTGCGGGCGCCTGGGTCTCGCCGTGTGTCTCGTGGCGATCCTGATGGCACCCGGGTTCGGACGCGCCGCCGACACCGTCGCGCCACTGCAGCCTCCGCGACTCTCGCGAGATGCCATGGAGGCACTGCTCGGCGGTGACGCCGCGTTTCGCTTCGTCTACGGGACGGCCGACCCATCCGCCGCTCCGGCGTTGCGCAGGCGCGCGCTGCGGATCGCCAGCCGGCTATTCGGCTCCGACAGCACGCGCGTGATCTCGGACCTCGAAGCGACGCGTGAAGACCTCGCGGCGCACTCGGTGTTCCTGATCGGCGGGCCGCGTGAGAATCGCTGGACTGCGCGGCTGGCCCCGGCGCTGCCGGTGGTGTTCGAAGCAGTGGGATTTTGCTTCCAGGGTCGCAGCTACCGGGAGCCGCGCGACGTGCTGCACCTGGTGTATCCGAACCCGCTCGCGCCCGCGCGGTTCCTGTTGCTGCTGGCGGGCAACTCCGCCGAGGCGGTCGGCGACGGTGGCGGCCCGCTGTTCGGCGACGAGGACTGGCGCATCCATCGGGATCGCGAACTGCTGCGCTCCGGTCGCTTTGCCCATACGCCGCGGCCATGGACCTACTCGGCGTCCCTGGATCGCGATCTCCTGTCCGAGCGCCAGCAATTCGCGCGCTCCCTCAAGCGCTACGAAGGTCGTGAGGTGACGGTTCGCTCGGCCGGCGACGCGACGCGCGCGACGCGTGCACTCGCGAGCGCGGAAGCGCTGCTCGCTCGACTCGATGCGGCCGGATTCGGCGCTGCCGCCGAGCGACCGGTCGTGCTGACGCTCTACTCGAGTCTCGAGCACAAGGGCTTGCTCACCCGTGACACGCGACCCGAACACGTCGAGCGCGCGGGGGTGGCGCACGCAGCACTTCCGGCCTCGCGTACCAGCGACGATCTCGAGTCGGTCGCTTCGGCGCGACTGGCGGCGCGAGGTGCTCGCCTCGATTCGCGCTTCTTCCGCGCCGGAGGCATCTGGTGGGCGCGGCGCTTCGAGGGCGAGCCGCTCGCGCAGTCGGTGAGCCGTCTCTACCACGGCCGCGTGTGGCCGCGCGCGTTCGACGCCGCTCGGGTGTCGAAGCGCTGGCGCTCGCCGCTGATCCTCGAACCGGCGCGCGCGGTGTTGCTCGGAGCGCTGCTCGAGGTGGCGGGGCGCCGAGCGCCGCTGGCCTGGAATGCGTGGCTCGCCTCGCCGGCGCCCGGCACGCTCGACAGTCTGGCGCGGCGTGCGGGAGTCTCGGCGGTCGCGCTGGAGAAACGCTACGCGGCGATCTCGGACTCGCTCGCGCGCTCGGGAGTCGCGGCGATGCGGCGCGAGGGGCCGCGTCCGTGGCGTGCCGCGGACGGGTTTCAGCGCGGCGCCTGCCTCGCGCACCGCGTGAGCCTCGAACAGGGCTACGCTTCGCGCGCGTGCGCCGAGGAACTGGGCCGCTTGCGGGGCCTCGGAGTGGACTGGATCTCGCTGACACCGTTCGGCTTCCTGCCCGGCACCGGATCACCGGAGATCTGGCCGAGCGCCGATGCGCGACCCGACGGCGAGAACGACGAGTCGCTGGTCGAGTGCGCGGCACGCGCGCGAGCACTCGGCCTCAA
This is a stretch of genomic DNA from Candidatus Eisenbacteria bacterium. It encodes these proteins:
- a CDS encoding methyltransferase domain-containing protein — encoded protein: MSQPPDQDYVLGTHDAEIARLALQNRVWRDCVLAGFDRAGIGPGARVIDVGAGPGFVTMELARRVGPSGRVIGFERSARFLAHARAACEREGLSNVELREVDLDQVTFEPLGFDASFCRWVAAFVTRPDHLIDNLSRALAPGGRAIFHEYVDYRSWRTSPACPVHERFVGEVIASWREQGGEPDIAQQLPALLLARGFRLLHTTPLVFCTRPGDSVWPWPEAFIFTGAERLRELGRVDTAFVEALHEEYRRAAANPATFTLTPLVLEIVAERVAP
- a CDS encoding carotenoid 1,2-hydratase codes for the protein MRHKSFVLMIAVSGSLACGVRDSPPGRAPAETRAHAVNSPGTAATLRYAGEYRFATPGRRYEFPRDHASHPEFQSEWWYYTGQLASGRRAFGYQLTIFRVGLDRTRAASVSAWAPHTVYFAHLAVTDVEGRRYVSAQRVSRPALGLAGADTARYRAWVGDWTSELSADGIAHRVRAATDSFGLDLRLDPLKPPVIHGRDGVSRKAAGEGHASHYVSITRLATRGRLFVAGDTLPVVGESWMDHEFGTSQLGPDQIGWDWFSLQLDDGRELMLYVLRRRDGSIEPLSSGTLVERDGRVRHLERGEFSIETLAHWASRQSGGRYPARWRIRIPALELELAVEPRLADQELRTPAPIALAYWEGAVQLRGTAQGRRVGGFGYVELTGYAGPLPGF
- a CDS encoding ABC transporter permease, with translation LYLVRQAASVRLDGWIVAMGVGLGVASAMLAAIAPALEAATTPPATAAREGAFVVTRAPSLRNATLAAVALLALAALSAGWTVVERRPLGGFASAFLALAGFACLSPVALELGMRSLAGATRRVFGVPGLLGARYLLETRVRSSVVVAAILVAVGMTVAMSVMIGSFRRTVDQWVTQSLRGDLYVEPVGHRESASATALPLDLLTKLRALPGVVAMDTYRGTPIEVGGRLAQAAGIDFEVQRDHGSLEFVDADTRAVFDRALATSACVVTESFAHRHRVAAGDSVTLDVPAGRVRLAIAGVFYDYSVDAGAVLMDRRLFARLWGVDRTESLALYLAPGTDPEPVRQAIFAAAGPSTFLSATPNQALRARVLEVFDQTFRITWALQAIAVIVSVLGVVGSLTALILQRAREIGILRAVGAARSQVRTMVLVESGLLGAVGALLGCAAGVVLALILVHVINKQFFGWTVRWSLDPWIFVQAVTLMIVTSTLAGFLPARLAAGRLAREALRME